AGCTAGGTGCAGAATAAGTTTTTGAAAAAAGATACATAGAATCCTTGACTATCACCTTAGGTGTTAGTATATGCTTATCCTGAGGTGATGATTATGTTAATTCATGAAGTAAGTAAACGCACAGGGCTTACTAAAAAAGCAATTGAATACTATAGTGCAAAGGGGCTGGTTCAGCCTTCTGTCTTAGACAATGGTTATAGAGAATATAGTGAGGAAGATGTTCTTATATTGGACAAAGTCAGCGTCTTAAGAAAACTTGATGTAGGGATTGAACATATTCGAGAGATACTTGAGGATACATCAGGCTCAGCCATACAAAATGTGGTGCTGAAAAAAGAGTTGGATATTCAACGTGACCAAGTCAAAAAAGAACTTCTTGCAAAACTAGGTTCTAACACATCGGAGAGTAATATCAAAGATGCGCTACAAGCTATTGAACAAGGTAAAACTATTGGAGATAGGTTGTTGGAAGCATTCCCCGGATACTATGGACGGTTTATTTGCCTACACTTTGCGCGGTTTTTAAATGAACCGATGGTGACCCATGACCAGCAAATGGCGTATGATAAAATTCTAACATTTTTAGATGAGATGCCGTCTTTAGTCATACCAGAAGAACTAAATGCGTACATGATGGAGAATAATAGGGATATATCTGTTGATCAGATCAGTGCTATAATAGAAGATACCCAAAGTGCGATAGAGCAT
This sequence is a window from Vallitaleaceae bacterium 9-2. Protein-coding genes within it:
- a CDS encoding MerR family transcriptional regulator; its protein translation is MLIHEVSKRTGLTKKAIEYYSAKGLVQPSVLDNGYREYSEEDVLILDKVSVLRKLDVGIEHIREILEDTSGSAIQNVVLKKELDIQRDQVKKELLAKLGSNTSESNIKDALQAIEQGKTIGDRLLEAFPGYYGRFICLHFARFLNEPMVTHDQQMAYDKILTFLDEMPSLVIPEELNAYMMENNRDISVDQISAIIEDTQSAIEHPDRFFSENKDFVKRYLAYTSSDEYKDSPTYKLMTLMKEFNSANGYYDVFIPAMKQLSASYARYYQQLENAKDMLDI